Proteins encoded within one genomic window of Pseudomonadota bacterium:
- a CDS encoding branched-chain amino acid ABC transporter permease, with translation MNAVQVARAPWRRDISIGISVLAVAVIIPQVFGDRYLITQLTLFFLWTTIVTQWNLVFGVAGIFSLGHMALFAFGGFTTGMMGLYLDWSLWYALPLAGFGTVLFSLVIALACLRLRGAYVALLTLAIAQAMYLLIITDTECFYMDGVTCRNLTGGTRGLTKYGDFGFRALLGRDWIIGDYYLTLGLLALATLFSIVMIRSPLGLAFRALRDGRTYAISRGVSQFKYQLIVFASSAFFTGLAGGVYAGHFKVMGASTLILPLMLFLLCMMVVGGLGRAWGPLLGAALLMLADEVLKDFVDYRNMGIGLIIVLFGMFWPKGVVGAIEMTHERVGRMMRRRRDALKQPDRDGAGD, from the coding sequence ATGAACGCCGTGCAAGTCGCCAGGGCTCCCTGGCGCCGCGACATTTCCATCGGCATTTCCGTCCTTGCCGTCGCCGTCATCATTCCGCAGGTATTTGGCGACCGCTACCTCATCACCCAGCTCACGCTATTCTTTCTGTGGACCACGATTGTTACCCAGTGGAACCTGGTGTTCGGCGTTGCCGGCATCTTCTCGCTCGGTCACATGGCGTTGTTTGCCTTTGGCGGCTTTACCACAGGCATGATGGGACTCTACCTCGATTGGTCGCTATGGTACGCCCTGCCGCTCGCCGGTTTCGGCACGGTGCTGTTCAGTCTGGTGATCGCGCTCGCTTGCCTGCGTTTGCGTGGCGCCTATGTGGCGCTGCTCACGCTGGCGATCGCCCAGGCCATGTACTTGCTGATCATCACCGATACCGAGTGTTTCTACATGGACGGCGTCACGTGCCGGAATTTAACCGGCGGCACCCGCGGCCTCACCAAATATGGCGATTTTGGATTTCGTGCGCTCCTCGGCCGTGACTGGATCATTGGAGATTACTATCTCACGCTCGGCCTGTTGGCGCTGGCGACGTTGTTTTCTATCGTCATGATCCGCAGTCCTCTCGGCTTGGCCTTCCGCGCGCTCCGCGATGGTCGGACCTATGCGATTTCGCGAGGCGTTAGCCAGTTCAAATACCAGCTTATCGTGTTCGCTTCTTCAGCATTCTTCACCGGGCTCGCGGGCGGCGTTTACGCCGGCCATTTCAAGGTGATGGGCGCCAGTACACTCATACTTCCCCTCATGCTATTTCTGCTTTGCATGATGGTGGTTGGCGGACTCGGGCGCGCCTGGGGCCCGCTCCTCGGCGCGGCGCTGCTCATGCTCGCCGACGAAGTTCTTAAGGACTTCGTCGATTACCGCAACATGGGCATCGGCTTGATCATTGTGCTGTTCGGCATGTTTTGGCCGAAGGGCGTTGTCGGCGCCATCGAAATGACCCATGAGCGTGTCGGTCGAATGATGCGGCGGCGACGCGACGCTTTGAAGCAGCCAGATCGAGACGGTGCCGGCGATTGA
- a CDS encoding ABC transporter ATP-binding protein, with translation MAAEPLLELDHVTAGYHGQAVLRDISMAITDGTVVTIIGPNGHGKTTLLRTISGLVQPMSGEVRFDGQSLRGRKVHDIVALGVVHIPQGDLIFPDMSVRDNLLMGAYLPGAHAEAATRIAEIFSLLPKLDERQGQIARTLSGGERRMLGIGRGLMTGGRILLVDEPSLGLAPIVIDQIYSVITRLKDEGRTILLVEENISRASEIADFIHLLDNGSFVWQGPPEELQLHQEILETYLGG, from the coding sequence ATGGCTGCTGAGCCCCTGTTGGAACTCGACCATGTCACGGCGGGCTATCACGGCCAAGCGGTGCTGCGCGACATCTCGATGGCAATTACGGACGGCACCGTAGTTACCATCATCGGGCCAAACGGCCACGGCAAGACAACGCTGTTGCGCACCATATCGGGCCTCGTGCAGCCGATGAGCGGCGAAGTGCGCTTCGACGGGCAATCGCTTCGCGGCCGTAAGGTTCACGATATAGTCGCGCTCGGCGTGGTGCACATCCCGCAGGGCGATCTGATATTTCCCGACATGTCGGTGCGCGACAATCTGCTCATGGGCGCCTACCTGCCCGGCGCGCATGCCGAGGCCGCGACCCGCATTGCGGAAATTTTCTCGCTCTTGCCAAAGCTCGACGAGCGTCAGGGCCAGATTGCGCGCACCCTGTCGGGCGGCGAGCGCCGCATGCTCGGAATCGGGCGTGGCCTGATGACCGGCGGGCGGATCTTGCTGGTGGACGAGCCGTCCCTCGGCCTCGCGCCCATCGTGATCGATCAAATCTATTCGGTCATCACGCGTCTCAAAGACGAGGGCCGGACAATCCTTCTGGTCGAGGAAAATATTAGCCGGGCGTCCGAGATCGCCGATTTCATTCACCTGCTCGACAATGGCAGCTTCGTCTGGCAGGGACCGCCCGAAGAGTTGCAGCTGCACCAGGAAATATTGGAAACCTACCTCGGGGGATAG
- a CDS encoding amidase — protein MTATEALAHFRARTLSPLELLDALIARSEDINPKLNALTYTFYERARDQAKKAEAKYQSSDGRLRALEGIPVAIKDFHPVKGEITTFGSKIFENHRPDYTAPTVDRMLKAGAIMHQRTTTPEFAYSGATHSPLWGITPNPWNLEYTSGGSSGGAGAAVASGMTTIADGTDGGGSIRIPASACGIVGYKAPFGRNPLDRDHPLETILHYGPMTRSVADAALMQNVMSGPHPEDICSLPNRVCLPEDYEGIEGWKIAYSPNLGYVEIDPEVTRNTEAAVAKFESLGCTVDRVELDWNWGVLDCWMTWWEGLFAAVAGDFLPRWRYEMDPYVVRLLETGLGHSAARLYSCNTFRGEMWRALQPILKRYDVLICPTLAVPAVKADHDDADPDYRINGKRIQAYVGWVLTHGFNLVSQCPVMSVPTGHAANGVPTGMQIVARPFDDHRVFRAATAFESAAQWREKRPDI, from the coding sequence ATGACCGCGACAGAGGCTTTGGCGCACTTTCGGGCGCGCACGCTCTCGCCGCTTGAGCTGCTGGACGCGCTCATTGCACGGAGTGAAGACATAAATCCCAAGCTCAATGCGCTCACCTACACTTTCTATGAACGCGCCCGCGATCAGGCGAAGAAGGCCGAAGCGAAATACCAATCGAGCGATGGACGGCTGAGAGCGCTTGAGGGCATTCCCGTCGCGATCAAGGATTTCCATCCGGTGAAGGGCGAGATCACGACCTTCGGCTCCAAGATCTTCGAGAATCACCGCCCCGACTATACCGCGCCTACCGTCGATCGCATGCTCAAGGCGGGCGCGATCATGCATCAACGCACGACCACGCCAGAGTTCGCCTATTCCGGAGCGACCCACAGTCCGCTATGGGGCATCACACCCAATCCGTGGAATCTGGAATACACGTCAGGTGGTTCGTCGGGCGGCGCTGGGGCGGCGGTGGCTTCGGGCATGACCACCATCGCCGACGGCACCGACGGCGGCGGCTCGATCCGCATCCCTGCTTCGGCCTGCGGCATCGTTGGCTACAAGGCGCCGTTCGGCCGCAATCCGCTCGACCGCGATCATCCGCTTGAAACGATCCTGCATTACGGCCCCATGACTCGCTCGGTGGCTGATGCCGCGCTCATGCAGAACGTCATGTCGGGGCCTCATCCCGAGGATATCTGCTCATTGCCCAACCGTGTTTGCCTGCCTGAAGACTATGAAGGCATCGAGGGTTGGAAGATCGCTTACTCACCCAATCTCGGCTATGTCGAGATCGATCCCGAAGTGACACGCAATACTGAAGCCGCGGTGGCGAAATTTGAGAGCCTCGGCTGCACCGTGGATCGGGTCGAACTCGATTGGAATTGGGGCGTGCTGGATTGCTGGATGACGTGGTGGGAGGGCCTGTTTGCAGCTGTCGCGGGCGATTTCCTGCCGCGCTGGCGCTATGAGATGGACCCCTATGTGGTGCGCCTGTTGGAGACCGGCCTCGGCCATAGCGCGGCCAGGCTATATAGCTGCAACACGTTCCGCGGCGAGATGTGGCGCGCCCTGCAGCCCATTCTCAAGCGCTACGATGTGCTGATCTGCCCGACCCTCGCCGTGCCCGCCGTGAAGGCTGACCATGACGACGCCGATCCCGACTATCGCATCAACGGCAAGCGCATCCAGGCCTATGTCGGCTGGGTGCTGACCCATGGCTTCAATTTGGTGAGCCAATGCCCGGTGATGAGCGTGCCGACCGGCCATGCTGCCAACGGCGTGCCGACGGGCATGCAAATTGTCGCCCGGCCATTCGATGATCATCGCGTGTTTCGTGCAGCAACGGCCTTCGAGTCTGCTGCGCAGTGGCGCGAGAAGCGGCCCGACATCTAG
- a CDS encoding branched-chain amino acid ABC transporter permease encodes MDTAIQILVSGLTLGAMYGVSTIGLSLVWGAMGMLNMAHGALLTIGGYASYAAVIDLGLPMWMGLPAAMLVSFVVGMIIYFTIIRFMYHLESFETNIIVVTIGLAIFLESLVLKIFGAYPFGQPFALEKGFHIGVVYVRYQTPLIIAIAVFLMLVIAWMLNKSRTGRAIRATAQGRVAAQLMGVNVGRVFAQVMALGGLVAGVSGVMISSITTLAPTMGYDPMLKAFIICVIAGLGNIKGALYAAFILGIFEACVQYFFGVRFGFPALLALVILALIWRPYGVFGRRQVTRV; translated from the coding sequence GTGGACACGGCCATTCAGATTCTGGTGAGCGGTCTCACTCTGGGCGCCATGTACGGAGTGAGCACCATTGGCTTGTCGCTCGTATGGGGAGCCATGGGCATGCTCAACATGGCGCACGGCGCCTTGCTGACGATCGGCGGCTACGCCTCTTATGCCGCGGTCATAGATTTGGGCCTGCCTATGTGGATGGGTTTGCCGGCTGCAATGTTGGTGAGCTTCGTCGTCGGGATGATCATCTATTTTACGATCATTCGCTTCATGTATCACTTGGAGTCGTTCGAGACGAACATCATTGTCGTGACAATCGGACTCGCGATCTTCCTCGAAAGTTTGGTACTCAAGATATTCGGCGCATATCCGTTCGGGCAACCGTTTGCGCTGGAAAAGGGCTTCCACATCGGCGTCGTCTATGTGCGCTACCAGACCCCGCTCATTATCGCCATTGCCGTATTTCTGATGCTCGTTATCGCGTGGATGCTCAACAAATCGCGGACGGGACGGGCCATCCGTGCCACCGCGCAGGGTCGTGTCGCGGCGCAGCTCATGGGCGTCAATGTTGGCCGTGTATTTGCCCAGGTGATGGCGCTCGGCGGCCTCGTGGCCGGTGTCTCCGGAGTCATGATCAGCTCGATCACCACGCTCGCCCCAACCATGGGCTACGATCCGATGCTCAAAGCCTTCATCATTTGTGTCATCGCCGGTCTCGGCAATATCAAAGGCGCGCTTTACGCTGCGTTTATCCTCGGCATCTTTGAAGCCTGCGTACAATACTTCTTCGGCGTCCGCTTCGGCTTCCCGGCACTGCTCGCGCTGGTGATCCTGGCGCTCATATGGCGCCCGTACGGCGTGTTCGGGCGGCGCCAGGTGACGCGCGTATGA